The DNA segment TTGATTCTCGAAAGACAAGGACGCCATCAATGAGAACATTTGCGCTTCGTCTTGCATCAGTTGCTTCAATTGCTTACCAGTCAACAAACCAACTCCTTCTTCTTTAAGAGAAGAAAATCTCACTTTGTtgttaaaacaattgatatgaacgtaGTTGCGtttcaaccaattcatacccaaaaccACATCCAAACCAACAAGCGGTAAACACACAAAGTCAACAACAAAGTCCCTATCAAAGATTGACAGAGGACAATCCAAACACATTAGAGAAGTAGTCACCGTTCCCTTAGCGGGGAGTTCGACAACCATTTCTCCATTCATAGCAGACAAAGTAAGACCCAATCTTTTCACACAATCAGCAACAATAAAACAATGAgtggcaccggtatcaataatagtaattaaaggaatgctattaatgaaacaagtacctctaaCAAGACCGTCCTCACTAGATGTCTGAGTGCCTGACAAAGCGAACACTTTACCACCTACAGCTGTcttctttggcttctgacacTGGCTATCAAAATGCCCCTCCGCACCACAGTTAAAGCAAACAACATCCTTATGCTTACAATCAGATGACATGTGTCCCGTCTTACCACAACGATAACACCTCTTCACATCAACAGTACAAGCATTGCTCTTATGACCAGGTCGACCACATTTGAAGCATATAAtcctagcaggagcatctcccccactagtcttATGACCATGAGTAATTCTTTGCTTCCCTTTACCAGCATCATACGGTTTCTCGCGGCTTTGTTGATTCTTGCCCCTCTTCTCATTAATaacacgataatgagcattgttgtcctcCTCATAAATCCGACAACTATCCACCAAATCAACAAAAATACGGATCTTCTGGTAACTAACCGCTTTCTTGATTTCTGGACgtaacccattctcaaacttgatacacttggaaaactcaccattcgcaCCATTatagtattggtaaaacttagccagctcaccaaacttagcagcatactccacaacagatttgttcccttgtttcagctcaaggaattcaatctccttcttaccacggacatcctcaggaaagtatttccttaagaactccatgcgaaacgCAATCCAAGTGATCTCCTCACCATGAGCCTCCAAcctcctacgggtctctagccaccaatcatccgctTCCTTAGCCAGCATATGAGTGCCATATCTAACCTTCTGTgcaggagtgcaatccataacacggaagattcgctcgatctccttcaaccaatcaagagcaccatcggGATCATACGTACCCTTGAACACTggcggattctccctctggaaagttgCCAAACTACGAGATCCAGCATTCTCGTCAGCATTAGGTTGGTTCTGCATAGCCTGAGCcatcgcttccaaagcagcagctatcgtagcgtcattcctcccagccatagcgtcactacaacacaaaaacacTTGGCCGAACaagaccaaccaggctctgataccactaatgtaacaccccaattctacccgtgGAATTTActtaaaatcagagtataaaaattcacaaaaataaacaattgaggtatcacatattcatccTCAatgacaaatcacctcgtcgcataagcgAATACATAGCATTCACCAAATACGGAAGAACCGACAACATCAAAATAATAGACTTTAACATGAATTCAACTTCCAAagaagtgcaacggaaactcaacaattagttcaaggattcatagcatcttaattcaacaattaacacaattaaagtggcaatctcaaataaacaactcaagtatttgccaaaacataataaatcaataaCAAGTAAATTAACGCGTTcgtcccccccgagtgctacgtatcagagcgacaacgactcaagaccaactcggctaacctcTTCTCAATGCGattcacctgcacgttaccaatataaagataacggcgaaacaaagaaagggtgagatatcaattcatataatcgagcgcatgataaattatatattagaaattagacatattcagttaatcgcattcacaagtattaatatagtcattctatcattaagtcacaaattcacatcttcacgtaatctcatcatttaataagtcacaaaaatacaaatcaCAACAAAGTCACAAACGTCACGCTATGAATCACATAGAAATATATGgaacatgactcatgtatatgcatgtggtaccaatcggagcttcagcccccgtcacaaattgccatttggcccgtcatgtttgccatagttttcaggccgtcatgtttgccatagttttcaggccgtcatgtttgccatagttttcaggccgtcacagagtatatgcaaatgtatgtgactcgatgaaCCGAACTTCACacaacaccatcatcatcatttacttcacaaaaataCTCGTCACAAGGCACACACCCATATCACAATTATTACTGATCATTAAAGGTAATAcacttcacacataatacaacaacttcatacAACAACGAAACAATTCCGACAATTCATCAAATTAACGGGCGATGCCATTGGCAAaagaatcacaaagatattcacaacaattcACAATTTCGGTCAAATcctcaagataccgtaatttactaATAAATCGAATAGTTAATCTATGTCtaagtttattccaattaaataggcttattaaaaattaattcaactattaatttaattgaccgattaatatcacaatttcgataaaataacaccaccatgttaatgtactaattaaacttagctaccacgtaaattttcatcaaattccgaacaactaattataccgcttaattcggctatttcgatcaaacgggactgttttacaTTTGTTCTATGTTTCCAATTATATTCATTTCATAATTGTATTTCCTTTCTATTATATACCATTATTATAAACATGATATATGTGTGTTCCTAAGGTAATATTATGAAATCATGACACATAACAGTATGCATATGCAACAGCAAGACAACAAGGAAATAGCACATAGTGTATTTTAGCATAAAAATGAAAACATCATGGATTAAGTGCCAAAATGAACATGAATTaaggaataaaataaaagtatagCAGTAGCATGAAACGAGAATATCATAGCATAAGCGAGTTACCACACACATACATACGCCGCCGGTCATTCAATTTCTCTAAGGCACAGAGTCGTGTTATTAAACCAGCACAATTGCTTTTATTAACAGTTTATTCATTACCCGAATTTCCAACGGAAATTTCAAATAGCAAACTAACATATTCAACACAGGAATTCAATAATCT comes from the Vicia villosa cultivar HV-30 ecotype Madison, WI unplaced genomic scaffold, Vvil1.0 ctg.003945F_1_1, whole genome shotgun sequence genome and includes:
- the LOC131641686 gene encoding uncharacterized protein LOC131641686, translating into MAQAMQNQPNADENAGSRSLATFQRENPPVFKEIKKAVSYQKIRIFVDLVDSCRIYEEDNNAHYRVINEKRGKNQQSREKPYDAGKGKQRITHGHKTSGGDAPARIICFKCGRPGHKSNACTVDVKRCYRCGKTGHMSSDCKHKDVVCFNCGAEGHFDSQCQKPKKTAVGGKVFALSGTQTSSEDGLVREMVVELPAKGTVTTSLMCLDCPLSIFDRDFVVDFVCLPLVGLDVVLGMNWLKRNYVHINCFNNKVRFSSLKEEGVGLLTGKQLKQLMQDEAQMFSLMASLSFENQVRIDDLKVVREFYEVFPNDIPDVPPEREVEFTIDLVPVSFLGHVISGNQMFKVQAIGTQQNNM